A single window of Caldimicrobium thiodismutans DNA harbors:
- a CDS encoding metallophosphoesterase family protein, protein MTIEGPDTGINLFAIGDIHGCLLPLEALLSKLPILWGVDYLIFLGDYIDRGPDSRKVLELIIELKKSYPERVFPLKGNHEWLFERYLIGLDVNVFLYNGGASTLRDYLEDRDLKIPQEHVNFIKSLPLFLETSSYIFVHAGLHPEKPLALQTEEDLLWIRQRFYYYPGKFPKKVVFGHTPFPEVLHLEDRVGLDTGCVYGGKLSAIRLPDEELFQIECRRR, encoded by the coding sequence TTGACGATAGAAGGGCCAGATACTGGGATTAATCTCTTTGCTATCGGAGATATTCACGGATGTCTCCTGCCCTTAGAGGCCTTGCTTTCAAAGCTTCCCATCCTTTGGGGAGTGGATTACCTTATTTTTCTTGGGGACTACATTGATAGGGGACCAGATTCAAGAAAGGTGCTTGAGCTGATTATAGAACTTAAAAAGTCTTATCCTGAAAGGGTGTTCCCTTTAAAGGGAAATCATGAATGGCTCTTTGAGAGGTATTTGATAGGTCTTGATGTGAATGTTTTCTTATACAATGGGGGAGCCTCTACTTTGAGAGATTATCTTGAAGATCGAGATTTAAAGATTCCTCAGGAGCATGTGAATTTTATAAAAAGCCTTCCTCTTTTTCTTGAGACCTCATCTTACATATTTGTTCACGCTGGACTCCATCCAGAGAAACCACTTGCCCTTCAAACAGAAGAAGATCTTCTCTGGATCCGGCAGAGATTTTATTATTACCCAGGAAAATTTCCCAAAAAGGTGGTCTTCGGTCATACCCCCTTTCCAGAAGTATTACACTTAGAGGATAGAGTTGGCCTTGATACAGGCTGTGTTTATGGAGGAAAGTTATCAGCTATTAGACTTCCTGATGAAGAGCTTTTTCAAATTGAGTGCAGGAGGAGGTAA
- the xerD gene encoding site-specific tyrosine recombinase XerD: MSELLQEFLLYLAGSKNYSLNTINAYASDIADFLRFLESQGLHLNEIELTTIKGYLAFLKERGYNPYSMARRLSSLKNFLYFLLEKGHIQIDFLSHLEGPKLPQRLPKVLSLEEVERLLQAPDLSTPLGFRDRTMLEVLYGTGLRVSELVRLKIENLNLNLGLVRVFGKGEKERLVPLGEIALEYLTHYLQNIRPLFEGSKSRGFLFLNRRGGALTRQRFWQILKGYACQVGLDVSKISPHVLRHTFATHLLEGGADLRALQLMLGHSSLLTTQIYTHLDLKNLKRAYEKYHPRARE; this comes from the coding sequence ATGTCAGAGTTATTACAGGAGTTTTTGCTTTATCTTGCTGGAAGTAAAAACTATTCTTTGAATACTATAAACGCCTATGCCTCAGATATAGCTGATTTTTTGAGGTTTTTAGAATCTCAAGGCCTTCATCTTAATGAGATAGAGCTCACAACCATAAAGGGTTATTTAGCTTTTCTAAAAGAGAGGGGCTATAATCCCTATTCTATGGCCAGAAGACTTTCAAGTCTTAAAAATTTTTTATATTTTCTCCTTGAGAAAGGCCATATTCAGATTGATTTTTTATCTCATCTTGAGGGTCCAAAGCTTCCCCAGAGGCTCCCTAAGGTTCTCTCCTTAGAGGAGGTGGAAAGACTCTTGCAAGCCCCGGACCTTTCCACCCCCCTTGGTTTTAGAGATAGAACCATGCTTGAAGTTCTCTATGGTACAGGTTTAAGAGTCTCGGAGCTTGTGAGGTTGAAAATTGAAAATTTGAATCTTAATCTGGGGTTAGTGAGGGTTTTTGGAAAAGGGGAAAAAGAGAGGTTAGTGCCCTTAGGGGAGATAGCCTTAGAGTATCTTACCCATTATCTTCAAAACATAAGGCCCCTTTTTGAAGGCTCAAAGAGTAGAGGTTTTCTTTTCTTAAATCGAAGGGGTGGGGCTTTAACGCGTCAGAGGTTTTGGCAAATTTTAAAGGGATATGCCTGCCAAGTTGGGCTTGATGTCTCAAAGATTTCTCCCCATGTCCTGAGGCATACCTTTGCCACCCATCTCCTGGAAGGTGGAGCAGACCTCAGGGCCCTTCAGCTTATGCTTGGACATAGCAGTTTACTCACAACTCAGATTTACACTCACTTGGATCTCAAAAATTTAAAAAGGGCTTATGAAAAATATCATCCTCGGGCAAGAGAATGA